In the genome of Coturnix japonica isolate 7356 chromosome Z, Coturnix japonica 2.1, whole genome shotgun sequence, one region contains:
- the GLIS3 gene encoding zinc finger protein GLIS3, with translation MTVHQLGPVLSPASQVSRACNQISPHLQRSMDVSSISIPPSNTRSLFSHKTLDSTTSGLSESQFTLTVKQEWSHEYGILHSPPPDQGLRNGSVLGDLLNFPPATSVSSNCVSSPLPSYILGMENSHSPNPSACNSSSQSQSTHSKKKALSLSPLSDGIGIDFNTIIRTSPTSLVAYINSSRTSPCNVSPQPEVYGHFLGVRGSCIPQNCPVPAYQKGLLMANCNITIPEFIENGAGEYQRMQQLEQISLQTDMMTNMVIQQGMFPMDSQAVGVLKNEQLDDFSGHTIDMPPPTPLLPPTPQGPPPPYHAHQHQLPHSLPHMHSLPVPPSAPDPQPEEDGDLDDFNGKHGCRWIDCNMLYDQQEELVRHIEKIHIDQRKGEDFTCFWAGCPRRLKPFNARYKLLIHMRVHSGEKPNKCTVSLNSSSLTLKRQLLTRMLRRFNSASSR, from the exons ATGACAGTTCATCAGCTGGGACCTGTTTTGTCTCCTGCTAGTCAAGTTTCAAGAGCATGCAACCAGATCAGCCCTCACTTGCAGAGGTCTATGGATGTTTCCAGCATAAGTATTCCTCCATCAAATACAAG GTCACTGTTTTCACACAAGACTCTGGACTCTACAACATCAGGCTTGTCAGAAAGTCAGTTCACTTTGACTGTTAAGCAAGAGTGGTCACATGAGTATGGGATACTTCACTCTCCTCCACCTGATCAAGGTTTACGAAATGGCAGTGTGCTGGGGGACTTATTAAATTTTCCACCTGCAACATCTGTGTCCAGTAACTGTGTATCTAGCCCATTACCATCCTACATACTTGGCATGGAAAATAGCCACTCCCCTAATCCTAGTGCTTGTAATTCATCTTCCCAGTCTCAATCTACCCACTCCAAAAAGAAAGCACTCTCTCTGTCTCCTCTGTCCGATGGCATTGGGATTGACTTCAATACAATCATTCGTACGTCCCCTACTTCTTTAGTGGCTTACATCAACAGCTCCAGGACTTCACCATGTAATGTTTCCCCACAGCCTGAGGTCTATGGGCATTTTCTGGGAGTGAGAGGCAGCTGTATACCCCAAAACTGCCCTGTCCCAGCTTACCAGAAAGGCCTTCTCATGGCTAATTGCAACATTACCATCCCAGAGTTTATTGAGAATGGGGCTGGTGAGTACCAGCGaatgcagcagctggagcaaatCAGCCTGCAGACAGATATGATGACTAACATGGTGATCCAGCAGGGCATGTTTCCCATGGACAGCCAAGCAGTGGGTGTCCTGAAAAATGAACAACTGGATGACTTCTCAGGTCACACTATTGATATGCCTCctccaaccccactgctgccaccTACTCCACAAGGGCCACCACCACCATACCATGCTCACCAGCACCAGCTTCCTCACAGCCTCCCTCATATGCACTCTCTGCCCGTGCCTCCTTCTGCTCCAGACCCACAGCCTGAAGAAGATGGAGACCTGGATGACTTTAATGGCAAGCACGGCTGTCGTTGGATTGATTGTAACATGCTATATGACCAGCAAGAGGAACTTGTGCGACACATTGAGAAGATTCATATAGAccagaggaagggagaagactTCACGTGCTTCTGGGCGGGCTGTCCAAGAAGGCTCAAGCCATTCAATGCTAGGTATAAACTGCTGATTCACATGAGAGTTCACTCAGGAGAGAAGCCGAACAAATGCACAGTAAGTCTGAATTCTTCCTCTCTTACCCTTAAAAGACAATTACTTACAAGAATGCTCAGAAGGTTTAATTCTGCTTCTTCTAGGTAA